One region of Terriglobia bacterium genomic DNA includes:
- a CDS encoding SBBP repeat-containing protein, whose translation MLKALRSLLIVCLFLSSFIFASQPSLPDATGLLTFETNRGQTAPQVRFLARSREGILFFTPDGVTVAVPHQGSFRLLFDNAAQKERTINPEQQLVARSNYLNRQPAIVGVENYAALRYASVYPGIDVRFYGQGRHLEHDFLLAPGADVSKIALRTEGIDAIHIQPSGDASLTLGKLQLTESAPRAWQTIQGKRFAVQAAWKLISADRLGISLGSYDRALPVTIDPVLAYATHLGGSTGQDLSLGTSFPADTSISAIGLDTNGNIYVGGTTSAADYPTTAGAFDRSANSQAIFHGDATTQSGFISKFDKTGRILIYSTFLRVQVDGMAVDSTGHVYSAEAQFNEFPGPNFGSDEGINIDKLSADGSSLLYSNLFGQTTSTDPACQANSSSFVGGLIADNSGHVYLSGSTANPCLPATAGAFQKTLPNSNTTGFVAKFDTNVAPASSLVFSTYLGGSDGTDGVNAIAIDSSANVYVAGTTSSTNFPHGAVFGSGSPRVFVSKLNSSGSGLIFSTLLGGANSFRGVTAIGLDPSHNVYITGTTSQSTYPTTTGAFRTTIAGGSDAFVTKVSSGGGSLIFSTFLGGSGADSSAGLHLNSAQMVFLTGSTSSADFPTTANAFRQTLAPATQDAFVTALQPDGKSLYYSTLLGGSNTSSGGAIWVDPAWNAWVGGNTSAGDFPVTPDAFQPGLKGNSDAFIAKVVIAADLALLSPTAPATIHQGQTLTYSLLIGNQGPDNSDNLVITDVLAPGTSFVSDSLTGGTGPTSCTTPSPTQDGGTITCNWRGLPAHETIAVTIQVKVNAAAGATLVNNFSVRAQTQDLNMSNNSFSFTTQVQ comes from the coding sequence ATGCTGAAAGCGCTCCGATCGCTCCTTATCGTCTGCCTGTTCCTTAGCTCCTTCATCTTTGCCAGCCAGCCATCGCTACCCGACGCAACCGGGCTGCTAACCTTTGAAACTAACCGTGGCCAGACCGCACCGCAAGTCCGCTTTCTGGCGCGAAGCCGCGAAGGCATTCTTTTCTTTACCCCTGACGGAGTGACCGTTGCCGTGCCGCACCAGGGAAGCTTCCGTCTGCTGTTCGACAATGCCGCTCAGAAAGAACGCACCATTAATCCTGAGCAGCAACTCGTGGCCCGCAGCAACTATCTGAATCGCCAACCCGCCATCGTGGGGGTAGAGAACTATGCGGCGCTACGCTATGCGTCTGTTTATCCGGGCATTGATGTCCGGTTTTATGGCCAGGGACGGCATCTGGAACACGACTTTCTGTTAGCGCCAGGAGCGGATGTAAGCAAAATAGCTCTGCGCACGGAGGGCATTGATGCAATTCATATCCAGCCATCAGGCGATGCAAGCCTGACGCTCGGCAAGTTGCAGTTGACGGAGTCCGCGCCGCGCGCCTGGCAGACGATCCAAGGAAAACGTTTCGCGGTGCAAGCGGCCTGGAAACTTATCAGCGCTGACCGTCTGGGGATTTCCCTTGGGTCCTATGATCGCGCTTTGCCGGTGACGATTGATCCTGTGCTAGCGTATGCGACCCATCTGGGCGGCTCCACAGGACAGGACTTGAGCCTGGGCACATCATTTCCCGCCGACACTTCCATCTCTGCAATCGGGCTCGACACCAACGGCAACATCTACGTTGGAGGCACTACCAGCGCGGCCGATTATCCCACCACCGCCGGAGCATTCGACCGCTCCGCCAACTCGCAAGCAATATTTCACGGTGACGCCACCACGCAGAGCGGCTTCATTTCAAAGTTCGACAAGACCGGACGCATCCTGATCTACTCCACCTTCCTGCGCGTGCAGGTCGACGGCATGGCCGTGGATTCGACCGGCCATGTCTACAGCGCGGAAGCCCAGTTCAATGAATTTCCCGGACCGAACTTCGGGTCCGACGAAGGAATCAATATCGACAAGCTCAGTGCTGACGGCTCATCACTCCTCTATAGCAATTTATTTGGGCAAACTACCAGCACGGACCCAGCTTGCCAAGCAAACAGCAGCTCCTTCGTGGGCGGCCTGATTGCGGACAACTCCGGGCATGTGTATCTCTCCGGCAGCACCGCGAATCCCTGCCTTCCGGCGACAGCGGGCGCTTTCCAGAAAACTCTACCCAACTCCAACACCACCGGGTTCGTGGCGAAATTCGATACCAACGTGGCGCCCGCCAGTTCGCTGGTTTTCAGCACATATCTGGGCGGCAGCGACGGAACCGACGGCGTCAATGCCATTGCGATTGATTCCTCGGCGAACGTGTATGTTGCCGGAACCACGTCTTCCACCAACTTCCCGCACGGCGCGGTCTTTGGTTCAGGCTCGCCGCGCGTATTTGTATCCAAACTGAACTCTTCCGGCTCAGGACTGATTTTTTCAACTCTACTAGGCGGCGCTAACAGTTTTCGCGGCGTGACCGCCATCGGCCTGGACCCATCGCACAACGTCTATATCACCGGCACCACGTCGCAAAGCACCTATCCCACCACGACGGGCGCTTTCCGGACTACGATTGCCGGCGGCTCCGATGCGTTTGTCACCAAGGTAAGCAGCGGGGGCGGTTCTCTCATTTTCTCCACGTTCCTCGGTGGCAGCGGCGCGGACAGTTCCGCCGGCCTACACCTCAACAGCGCGCAAATGGTGTTCCTGACCGGAAGCACCAGTTCCGCTGATTTTCCCACCACCGCCAATGCCTTCCGGCAGACCCTGGCTCCAGCCACCCAGGATGCATTCGTCACCGCCCTGCAGCCCGACGGCAAATCGCTCTACTATTCAACGTTGCTGGGCGGCAGCAACACGTCAAGCGGCGGGGCGATCTGGGTTGATCCGGCCTGGAACGCATGGGTTGGTGGAAACACCAGCGCGGGTGATTTTCCGGTGACGCCGGATGCGTTCCAACCGGGACTCAAGGGAAACAGTGACGCGTTCATTGCCAAGGTGGTCATCGCGGCCGATCTTGCGTTGCTTTCGCCCACCGCTCCCGCCACAATCCACCAGGGACAGACTCTGACCTATAGCCTGCTCATCGGCAATCAGGGGCCGGACAACAGCGACAATCTGGTTATCACTGACGTGCTCGCGCCCGGAACCAGCTTCGTGAGCGACAGTCTTACCGGCGGTACCGGGCCAACTTCCTGTACAACGCCTTCCCCGACGCAAGACGGTGGCACCATCACCTGCAACTGGAGAGGACTGCCGGCGCACGAGACTATCGCCGTGACCATACAGGTCAAGGTAAACGCCGCGGCGGGCGCAACGTTGGTCAATAACTTCAGTGTCCGTGCGCAAACCCAGGACCTGAACATGTCTAACAACTCTTTCTCATTTACAACGCAAGTGCAGTGA
- a CDS encoding FAD-dependent monooxygenase — MQNVAVDTDVLIVGAGPVGLFLATECARRGLRYRIIETRASQSEHSKALAIFPRTLEIFDMAGLVGPFLEAANRVTSVTVVSHGRTLADMRFAPEQSPYPFVAMVPQNVTEKLLVEQLRRAGGAVEYETKFVSAAEQDNYVDVTMDRKGATTKLRASFVVGCDGAHSAVRHLLNLRFEGAEYDDTFILADLETNQTLPADQLQLCPSELGPVAVFPMSATRRRIVASIKTTEGDAPSLDLVRRILAERAPSGLEARALHWSAYFRIHHRQVAHLRVGRFFIAGDAAHIHSPFGGQGMNTGLHDVWNLAWKLDLALHGHGNEELLESYSAERRPVIKNVIETTHYLTKALGTPSKLAQILRDTVIPMVLRLAPFQHAFVQRLSELGVHYHGSPIVEGAGERYLDDSMRGGNGIRSRFLLVMDRAADASAKEAARKLCASLSDVVELRLARQQGISLVRPDGYIAYSARNHHGIAEFTAVRSLVERQTRARLEAA, encoded by the coding sequence ATGCAAAACGTTGCTGTCGATACTGATGTCCTGATCGTCGGCGCCGGGCCAGTCGGGTTGTTCCTGGCAACCGAGTGCGCTCGTCGAGGACTGAGATATCGGATCATCGAGACGCGCGCATCGCAGTCAGAACATTCCAAGGCGCTGGCAATTTTTCCTCGCACGCTTGAGATCTTTGACATGGCTGGCCTCGTGGGCCCTTTTCTTGAAGCGGCAAACCGCGTTACGTCTGTCACTGTAGTGTCACACGGACGCACACTTGCCGACATGCGCTTCGCTCCCGAGCAGAGTCCATACCCTTTCGTCGCCATGGTTCCCCAGAACGTAACGGAGAAGCTGCTGGTGGAGCAACTGCGGCGCGCGGGCGGCGCTGTGGAGTATGAAACCAAATTCGTATCAGCGGCCGAACAAGACAATTATGTGGATGTGACGATGGACCGTAAGGGCGCAACAACCAAGCTTAGAGCTTCTTTCGTTGTCGGCTGCGATGGCGCGCACAGCGCCGTTCGCCATCTGCTGAATCTGCGGTTTGAAGGCGCGGAATATGACGATACGTTCATCCTGGCTGACTTGGAGACGAACCAAACCCTTCCCGCTGACCAGTTGCAGCTATGCCCGAGCGAACTAGGTCCGGTAGCCGTTTTTCCCATGAGCGCCACACGCCGGCGCATCGTAGCGTCCATCAAAACCACGGAAGGTGATGCGCCATCGCTCGATCTTGTGCGCCGGATACTGGCTGAACGCGCACCCAGCGGCCTGGAGGCGCGCGCCCTGCACTGGAGCGCCTATTTTCGTATTCACCACCGTCAGGTGGCGCATCTGCGCGTAGGGCGTTTCTTCATCGCCGGCGATGCCGCTCACATTCACAGTCCCTTTGGGGGACAGGGAATGAATACCGGCCTGCATGATGTGTGGAACCTGGCCTGGAAGCTCGACCTTGCGCTGCATGGTCATGGCAATGAAGAGTTGCTTGAGAGCTACAGCGCCGAACGCCGTCCGGTAATTAAAAATGTTATCGAGACGACCCATTACCTCACCAAAGCATTGGGAACCCCGAGTAAACTTGCACAAATTTTGCGCGATACAGTGATACCCATGGTGTTGCGGCTGGCGCCTTTTCAGCATGCTTTCGTGCAAAGACTCTCCGAACTCGGCGTCCACTATCATGGAAGCCCGATTGTTGAAGGCGCGGGAGAACGATATCTGGATGATTCGATGCGAGGCGGAAATGGCATTCGCAGCCGCTTCCTGCTGGTGATGGATCGTGCCGCAGACGCATCGGCAAAGGAGGCTGCCAGGAAGCTCTGCGCATCCTTAAGCGACGTGGTTGAGTTGCGACTGGCGCGGCAGCAGGGCATAAGCCTCGTGCGTCCGGATGGCTATATTGCGTATTCCGCGCGCAACCATCACGGAATTGCAGAATTCACAGCCGTGCGCTCACTTGTGGAACGTCAAACAAGGGCCAGACTGGAAGCTGCATAG
- a CDS encoding carboxymuconolactone decarboxylase family protein has translation MEARIDYLKVGRGVYEAMLGLEKYLHQCGLEQKLLDLIKLRVSQINGCAYCIDMHWKDLRALGETEQRLYGLDAWQESPYYTDRELAALAWAEVVTNIKETHAPDDAYQETRKHFNEKELADLTLAISTINAWNRLAISARSVPGLYQPARSHEQKRSA, from the coding sequence ATGGAAGCGAGAATCGATTATCTGAAAGTTGGTCGCGGAGTTTACGAAGCGATGCTCGGTCTTGAGAAATACCTTCATCAATGCGGACTTGAGCAAAAGCTGCTTGACCTGATCAAGCTGCGAGTGTCGCAAATCAACGGATGCGCGTACTGCATTGATATGCACTGGAAAGACCTGCGCGCGCTGGGCGAAACGGAGCAGCGGCTTTATGGATTGGACGCGTGGCAGGAATCGCCCTATTACACAGACCGGGAACTCGCGGCCCTGGCCTGGGCGGAAGTGGTTACAAACATCAAAGAAACCCACGCGCCGGACGATGCTTACCAGGAGACGCGAAAACATTTTAACGAAAAAGAACTGGCTGACCTGACCCTCGCCATATCCACTATCAATGCCTGGAACCGGCTGGCAATTTCAGCCCGGAGCGTGCCCGGACTGTATCAGCCGGCGCGCAGCCACGAGCAAAAGAGAAGCGCGTAG
- a CDS encoding DUF4397 domain-containing protein yields the protein MAKLTNYSFLAGALIMVSSAVSCGGNQQSGGGNFASASLRVLVLNPSAGTVQVSVDGTMVSSNLPYKGNTGYVPIKTPGGQLSMAPSNSVTVAPFTEPLDLTANSHNTFLLDGWAHFNSSSSLMADDNTPAPNSAAKLRILDVSLSVIRDIYLLPAGSTPSGTPLIALSAFNTATPYQTLAPGSYEVFVTRTGTTQVLFDSGPISLAAGQNRTFVIFSNCQPNTCDFNVLTSLMLADLN from the coding sequence ATGGCAAAGCTAACCAACTATAGCTTCCTTGCAGGAGCGCTGATCATGGTCTCATCCGCCGTGAGTTGCGGCGGAAATCAGCAGAGCGGTGGCGGTAACTTTGCCTCGGCCAGCCTGAGGGTGCTGGTGCTCAATCCGTCGGCGGGCACTGTGCAAGTTTCTGTGGATGGCACGATGGTGAGCAGCAATCTGCCCTACAAGGGGAATACCGGCTATGTGCCCATCAAGACCCCCGGCGGCCAGCTCAGCATGGCGCCTTCAAATTCCGTCACGGTAGCGCCATTCACCGAACCGCTTGATCTAACCGCGAATTCGCACAACACGTTTTTGCTGGACGGCTGGGCGCACTTTAATTCGTCCAGCAGTTTGATGGCGGACGACAACACACCTGCGCCCAATTCCGCTGCCAAGCTGCGCATTCTGGATGTAAGTTTGAGCGTGATTCGTGATATTTACCTGCTGCCCGCAGGGTCCACGCCGAGCGGCACTCCGCTTATTGCTTTGTCTGCCTTCAACACTGCCACCCCCTATCAGACGCTGGCCCCCGGAAGCTATGAAGTCTTTGTAACCAGGACAGGCACAACCCAGGTACTGTTCGATAGCGGTCCGATTAGCCTGGCTGCCGGGCAAAACCGCACCTTTGTAATCTTCAGCAATTGCCAGCCGAATACCTGCGATTTCAATGTACTTACATCACTTATGCTCGCGGACCTGAACTGA
- a CDS encoding class A beta-lactamase-related serine hydrolase gives MRLKFFDTILVLLLFALSSSAQTAPAPKPIDLLKQKLEQISAGVSADWGIYIKSLDTGEEIAINADKVMDTMSAIKIPLLVDIYRQVDASKINTGDRFAMKTADKRFGTGVLRTVDSGLNLSFRDALELMIIQSDNSATDMAFARVGGPAHVTQTMHELGLNSITATGTSFDWFRALAEAGDPSYSKLSPEELFTKGFPDKLTDADVERFHFEGKHPFGLASARDMGKLLEMMATNKAASEKSCKEMLRIMGQQQMRTRIPRFMLDDVNTPHKTGDFPPYIANDVGLIETPAGRVAVVFFSAHHRGYYSELEDAIGRMSEQVWGYFNYREKQAAK, from the coding sequence ATGCGACTGAAATTTTTCGATACTATCCTTGTGCTGCTGTTGTTCGCTCTTTCCTCTTCTGCTCAAACCGCTCCCGCTCCCAAACCGATTGACCTGCTCAAACAAAAGCTCGAACAGATATCCGCCGGCGTGAGCGCGGACTGGGGCATTTACATCAAATCGCTCGATACGGGCGAGGAGATTGCCATCAACGCCGATAAGGTGATGGACACCATGTCGGCTATCAAGATTCCGCTGCTGGTGGATATCTACCGGCAGGTGGACGCGAGCAAGATCAACACGGGTGATCGGTTCGCCATGAAGACCGCGGACAAGCGCTTTGGCACCGGAGTGCTGCGAACGGTTGATTCAGGACTGAACCTGAGCTTTCGCGATGCGCTGGAGCTGATGATTATCCAGAGCGACAACTCCGCCACCGACATGGCTTTTGCCCGCGTAGGCGGCCCGGCGCACGTGACCCAGACCATGCATGAACTGGGATTGAATTCCATCACTGCCACCGGGACGAGTTTCGACTGGTTCCGAGCGCTGGCGGAGGCTGGCGATCCTTCATATTCCAAGTTGTCTCCGGAAGAACTTTTTACCAAGGGCTTTCCTGACAAACTGACCGACGCCGATGTGGAGCGCTTCCATTTTGAGGGCAAGCATCCTTTTGGCCTGGCCAGTGCGCGCGACATGGGCAAGCTGCTGGAGATGATGGCAACGAACAAGGCCGCGAGCGAAAAATCCTGCAAGGAAATGCTGCGCATCATGGGCCAGCAGCAGATGCGCACGCGTATCCCGCGCTTCATGCTGGATGACGTCAACACTCCGCATAAGACCGGCGATTTTCCACCGTATATCGCCAACGACGTTGGTCTGATTGAGACGCCCGCGGGGCGTGTGGCAGTTGTGTTTTTCTCGGCGCACCATCGCGGCTATTACAGCGAGCTGGAAGACGCGATTGGACGCATGAGCGAGCAGGTGTGGGGTTATTTTAATTATCGGGAGAAGCAGGCGGCCAAGTAA
- a CDS encoding DUF4062 domain-containing protein, with protein sequence MPKRLTRLSIFISSPNDLAKEREVIASAIEELNPFLEESHGVNLHSLTFEKDVVPGIGIDPQAVINAQLQDKYDIYIGLLGSRFGSETPRSGSGTAEEFQLAYERYRQAPESVRVIFYFKTITDNIHKLDLEQLKKVHGFRKTLGDAGGLFHDFTDSDSLLKVIRQHLRTLISDQWDGAKWRVLSPLPADLKTPVEQLVSSIEEVDSTLAEEERDISENPGLLDLIVMGETANNVALQSLQSLAESAERNTQEIKTALERLNIAKQHQSAKEMKVALDRLALILLNHSNQTKKDVLALKSSMSESLGAVHSAAKMFSEEKLGDPAEFHGIAEQLSPLIASIRGMREMSDETHDIVSKLPGHTREFRMASRKATAVYAEMSAVMTLLLDRALSTQHSLSKLFGDRKRVLDEQRANPLLEDADNNPELKSE encoded by the coding sequence ATGCCTAAAAGACTTACGCGCCTTTCAATTTTTATCTCGTCTCCAAATGATTTGGCGAAAGAACGAGAAGTGATTGCCTCAGCCATTGAGGAATTGAACCCATTTCTGGAAGAGAGCCACGGCGTCAATCTCCACTCCCTGACTTTTGAAAAAGATGTGGTTCCCGGGATTGGAATAGATCCGCAGGCGGTGATAAATGCACAACTTCAAGATAAATATGATATTTACATTGGTCTTCTCGGCTCTCGTTTCGGATCTGAGACACCTAGGTCCGGCTCGGGAACCGCAGAAGAGTTTCAACTTGCCTATGAACGTTATCGACAGGCTCCCGAATCGGTGCGAGTCATTTTTTATTTTAAAACCATTACCGATAATATTCATAAGCTTGACTTGGAGCAATTGAAGAAAGTGCATGGCTTCCGAAAAACCCTAGGTGATGCTGGTGGTTTGTTTCATGACTTTACTGATTCCGATTCACTGCTTAAGGTAATAAGACAACACTTGCGTACACTTATTAGTGACCAGTGGGATGGCGCTAAATGGAGAGTACTTTCACCACTGCCTGCTGATTTAAAGACTCCAGTTGAGCAACTCGTCTCGTCTATAGAGGAAGTTGATTCAACTCTCGCGGAGGAAGAAAGAGATATATCGGAAAACCCAGGTCTGCTAGACCTTATAGTCATGGGAGAAACAGCAAACAACGTGGCCTTACAATCGCTTCAGAGCCTAGCTGAATCTGCTGAGCGCAACACACAGGAAATCAAAACCGCGTTAGAACGGCTGAACATTGCAAAACAACATCAGAGTGCCAAAGAGATGAAGGTAGCTCTGGACCGACTGGCGCTCATTTTACTAAACCACTCGAATCAAACGAAAAAGGATGTACTTGCGCTCAAGAGCTCCATGAGCGAAAGCCTTGGTGCTGTACATTCAGCTGCAAAGATGTTTTCCGAAGAGAAACTGGGAGATCCCGCCGAGTTTCACGGTATCGCAGAGCAGTTAAGTCCCCTGATTGCTTCAATCCGGGGTATGCGGGAGATGTCAGATGAAACACATGACATTGTCTCGAAACTACCCGGACATACGCGCGAGTTTAGAATGGCTAGCCGCAAAGCCACGGCTGTATATGCAGAAATGAGCGCCGTAATGACATTGCTGCTGGATAGAGCGTTGTCTACTCAGCATAGTTTGTCTAAACTTTTTGGTGACCGCAAGCGTGTCTTAGACGAGCAAAGGGCCAACCCTTTATTGGAAGATGCTGACAACAATCCAGAGCTTAAATCGGAATAG
- a CDS encoding ABC transporter ATP-binding protein/permease, protein MIGELVRPRRGLLVLSFLLLLLGRLCGLVLPAAPKYLLDDVIGKHRANLLLPLVLVVLGATLIQGLTSFALTQLLSKEGQRLISELRKRVQTHVGRLSLNYYDANKTGALVSRIMSDVEGIRNLIGTGLVEFFGGVLTAVLSLVFLLKYNAEMTAIAVGFLVVLMVALSRAFKTIRPIFRERAKINAEVTGRLTESLGGVRVVKGYHAEERESNVFSRGVQRLLDNVLKSLTATSLMGLTSTVVLGVVSAIIMFIGARQILAGHMTTGQLFSYTMFMGFLIAPVAQMASIGTQITEALAGLDRTREVLAESREDQDPDRSIVLGHINGAIAFENVDFSYEPGKPVLDDVSFDAQPGTVTALVGSSGSGKSTIIGLAAAFYKPTSGRVTVDGQDLSRVRLDSYRSALGVVLQDSFLFDGSIKENIAFSRPSATEEEILKACRIAHVDEFTERFADKYDTIIGERGVKLSGGQRQRVSIARAVLADPRILILDEATSSLDSESEAYIQQGLKYLMQGRTTFVIAHRLSTIRQADQILVVESGKILERGKHAELLALQGRYYDLYTRQHGLEENLFLAPGEGDKVEEKGGGSRGGGGGVPDAVSLIRGQGF, encoded by the coding sequence ATGATCGGGGAGTTGGTCCGTCCCCGGCGCGGACTGTTGGTCCTGAGCTTTCTGCTTCTGCTGCTTGGCAGGCTTTGTGGGCTGGTATTGCCGGCTGCGCCAAAATATCTGTTGGATGACGTGATCGGCAAGCATCGCGCGAACCTGCTGCTGCCGCTGGTTCTGGTGGTGCTGGGCGCAACGTTGATTCAGGGATTGACCTCATTTGCGCTTACGCAGCTTCTTTCCAAAGAAGGGCAGCGTTTGATTTCTGAACTCCGGAAGCGAGTGCAGACGCACGTGGGGCGTCTCTCACTGAATTATTACGACGCGAACAAGACAGGGGCGCTGGTCTCACGCATCATGAGCGATGTGGAAGGCATACGCAACCTGATCGGCACCGGGCTGGTTGAGTTCTTTGGCGGCGTTCTGACCGCCGTGCTGTCACTAGTGTTCCTGCTGAAATACAACGCTGAGATGACTGCGATCGCCGTTGGGTTTCTGGTGGTCCTCATGGTGGCGCTCAGCCGGGCATTCAAAACGATTCGTCCCATTTTCCGCGAGCGAGCAAAGATCAATGCCGAGGTTACGGGCAGGCTCACTGAGTCGCTGGGAGGAGTGCGCGTGGTGAAGGGATATCACGCGGAAGAGCGCGAGTCGAACGTTTTCAGCCGCGGGGTGCAGCGCCTGCTGGACAACGTCTTGAAGTCTCTGACCGCTACCTCGCTGATGGGACTGACGTCCACTGTGGTGCTGGGAGTGGTGAGCGCCATCATCATGTTTATAGGAGCGCGCCAGATTCTTGCCGGGCACATGACGACAGGCCAGCTCTTCAGCTACACCATGTTCATGGGCTTTCTGATTGCGCCGGTCGCGCAGATGGCAAGCATCGGCACACAGATCACGGAAGCGCTGGCCGGACTGGACCGCACGCGCGAAGTGCTGGCGGAAAGCCGGGAAGATCAGGACCCCGACCGCTCGATTGTGCTTGGCCATATTAATGGCGCGATCGCGTTTGAAAATGTGGACTTTTCTTACGAACCCGGCAAGCCGGTGCTGGATGACGTGAGCTTTGACGCGCAGCCGGGAACGGTGACGGCGCTGGTGGGTTCGTCAGGGTCTGGCAAATCGACAATCATTGGCCTGGCCGCTGCGTTCTATAAGCCCACCTCAGGGCGCGTGACTGTTGATGGGCAAGACCTGAGCCGCGTTCGGCTTGATTCCTACCGCAGCGCGCTGGGCGTGGTGTTGCAGGATTCGTTCCTGTTTGATGGATCGATCAAGGAAAATATTGCCTTCTCGCGTCCATCGGCAACCGAAGAAGAAATTCTTAAGGCTTGCCGCATTGCCCACGTGGACGAATTTACAGAACGCTTTGCCGACAAGTACGACACGATCATCGGCGAACGCGGAGTAAAGCTTTCCGGCGGACAGCGCCAGCGCGTATCAATTGCCCGCGCCGTGCTGGCCGATCCCAGAATCCTGATCCTGGACGAAGCGACATCGAGTTTGGACTCAGAGTCAGAAGCCTATATCCAGCAGGGCCTGAAATATCTGATGCAGGGACGCACGACGTTTGTGATCGCGCACCGGCTGTCAACCATCCGGCAAGCTGACCAGATCCTGGTGGTTGAGTCCGGCAAGATCCTGGAGCGCGGCAAGCATGCCGAACTGTTGGCGTTGCAAGGCCGCTATTACGATCTCTATACGCGGCAGCATGGTCTGGAAGAAAACCTGTTTCTGGCTCCAGGCGAAGGCGACAAAGTGGAAGAAAAAGGCGGTGGGTCGCGCGGAGGCGGTGGTGGAGTGCCGGATGCGGTGAGTTTGATCCGGGGACAGGGCTTCTAA
- a CDS encoding DinB family protein: MPMQYEYTAIPEAQIPRATDPIFQHLLDTYASETNKVVSLWRQFGREDMPFKSAEKSSTVLEIMKHQLLSERRFFAEFIGLGGEPEAAALLPQDLTPEGFWRRNQELCTPRLMRMAGRDQRWWLEVVPFFDVQRERIWVFWRRVLHTTHHRTQLSVYLRLLGKPVPSSYGPTADVTWKGADPTRSVEAAGRK; this comes from the coding sequence ATGCCCATGCAATATGAATACACGGCGATTCCTGAAGCGCAGATACCGCGCGCCACAGACCCGATCTTCCAGCACTTGCTCGATACCTACGCCAGCGAGACAAATAAAGTTGTGAGCCTGTGGCGGCAGTTCGGCAGGGAAGACATGCCCTTCAAGTCGGCGGAGAAGTCGTCCACGGTGCTGGAAATCATGAAGCACCAGCTACTTTCAGAGCGGCGATTTTTTGCCGAATTCATCGGCCTTGGCGGCGAGCCGGAAGCGGCCGCGCTTCTGCCTCAAGATCTCACGCCTGAAGGATTTTGGCGGCGCAATCAGGAGCTGTGCACGCCTCGGCTGATGCGGATGGCAGGCCGTGATCAGAGATGGTGGCTTGAGGTGGTGCCGTTTTTTGACGTGCAGCGGGAGCGCATATGGGTCTTCTGGCGGCGCGTCTTGCATACCACGCACCATCGCACTCAGCTAAGCGTCTATCTGCGGCTTCTGGGTAAACCAGTACCTTCAAGTTATGGCCCAACGGCGGATGTTACCTGGAAAGGCGCTGATCCAACGCGCAGCGTGGAGGCAGCAGGCAGAAAGTAG
- a CDS encoding dihydrofolate reductase family protein: MSNFQILFDDAEASRIEHPAFAPYGKLGFPAAHEERPWTYANFVQSIDGVASFKGPHAAGSDISQSAEDRWLMDLLRAHADAIITGIHTLVEETLSAPKLNEGRGPVYRIEDESLRDLRSKLGRKREKVIFVTASGGVDPRAYRVFDGDQMDAMILTTKAGAARLQGRIGQERLIIAGQDKTIDLPAAMRMLRREMSIEHLLCEGGPTLYGSMARAGLIDEKFVTVSPVEIGLLVPPEQDITPAGTGTQLNVRPTTFMFPGFTKETAPWWFWMSCRRVGDHQFNRYRRKAGLTTDLHG; encoded by the coding sequence GTGAGCAACTTTCAGATTCTGTTTGACGACGCTGAAGCTTCTCGAATCGAACATCCCGCCTTTGCGCCTTACGGAAAGCTGGGCTTCCCTGCCGCACATGAAGAGCGTCCGTGGACTTACGCCAATTTTGTTCAATCGATTGACGGCGTAGCTTCGTTCAAAGGGCCGCACGCCGCCGGATCGGATATATCACAGTCGGCGGAAGACCGCTGGCTGATGGACCTGCTGCGCGCCCACGCTGACGCCATTATCACCGGCATCCATACGCTGGTGGAAGAGACACTGAGCGCGCCGAAGCTGAACGAAGGCCGCGGCCCTGTATATCGCATTGAAGACGAATCCCTGCGTGACCTGCGCAGCAAGCTTGGCCGGAAGCGCGAGAAGGTGATTTTTGTCACGGCTTCCGGCGGCGTTGATCCGCGCGCCTATCGCGTATTTGATGGCGACCAGATGGACGCGATGATTCTTACCACGAAGGCCGGAGCGGCACGGCTGCAAGGACGGATCGGCCAGGAGCGCCTAATCATTGCTGGCCAGGACAAGACGATCGACCTGCCTGCGGCAATGCGCATGTTGCGGAGAGAGATGAGCATTGAGCATCTGCTTTGCGAAGGCGGTCCTACGCTCTATGGAAGCATGGCGCGAGCAGGACTGATAGACGAAAAGTTTGTAACGGTTTCACCGGTCGAGATCGGCTTGCTTGTGCCGCCGGAACAGGACATTACACCGGCGGGGACGGGCACTCAGCTCAATGTGCGGCCGACAACGTTTATGTTTCCTGGCTTCACCAAGGAGACAGCTCCATGGTGGTTCTGGATGAGTTGCCGCCGCGTGGGCGACCACCAGTTCAATCGCTATCGGAGAAAAGCAGGTCTTACCACAGATTTACACGGATAA